A stretch of DNA from Bacillota bacterium:
TATTCAGGTCTTTGACCATGCGCTGGATTACCTTCAGCTGCTGGTAGTCCTTCTTGCCAAAGTAGGCGCGGTCTGCCTGCACGATGTGGAACAGCTTCGTGCATACTGTTGCCACTCCGCGGAAATGCCCGGGGCGTGCTGCGCCTTCCAGACGACGGGTGACCTGCGTGACTTCCACGTAAGTCTGGTAGCCTTCGGGATACATTTCCTCCACTTCGGGGGCGAAAAGGAGGTCAACGCCCACGCTTTCCGCCATTGCCGCGTCACGGGCAAAGTCACGCGGATAGCGCTGAAAGTCTTCCGAGGGACCAAACTGTGTGGGGTTGACGAACAGGCTCACCACGCACAGGTCGCACTCTGCCTTCGCGCGGCGCATCAGGCTCAAATGCCCCTCATGAAAGTAACCCATGGTGGGGACGAAACCGATAGTTTTTTCCTCCGCGCGAGCGAGTTTCGTCCACGCGCGCACTTCACGAACCGTCTTCGCTACCTGCATCAGAACGCGTGCTCCTCCGTTGGAAATTGTCCCGACCGTACCTCCTCTGCGTACTGCCGAAGTGCCCGGGTGATGTCCTCACCGACGTGGGCGTAACGCTTCGTATGCTTGAGCGGCTCGCCCGGAACCAGCCCAATGAGGTCGTGGAGTACCTGTATCTGCCCATCGCAATCTGGTCCAGCTCCAATGCCGATGGTAGGTATGTGCAGCTGTTCGGTAATCTCCTTTGCCAGAGCCGCCGGAATCAGTTCGAGGACGACAGCAAATGCGCCAGCCTGCTCCACAATGTGGGCGTCTTCGATGAGGCGTTTCGCGGCCTCATCGGTGCGCCCCTGCACGCGGTGTCCACCAAAGGCGTGCACCGATTGGGGCGTCATGCCGAGGTGTGCCAGCACCGGTATACCGATACTCACCAGACGGTGAATGGTCTCGGCTACCGGATC
This window harbors:
- the panB gene encoding 3-methyl-2-oxobutanoate hydroxymethyltransferase, which encodes MPGKERKITAPAIRQRKGGEKIVAVTAYDYPTTLYADAAGVDLILVGDSLGMVLLGYPTTLPVTMEEMLHHTKACARAKPRALLVADMPYLSYQVTVEDAVRNAGRFIQEGGAEAVKLEGGDPVAETIHRLVSIGIPVLAHLGMTPQSVHAFGGHRVQGRTDEAAKRLIEDAHIVEQAGAFAVVLELIPAALAKEITEQLHIPTIGIGAGPDCDGQIQVLHDLIGLVPGEPLKHTKRYAHVGEDITRALRQYAEEVRSGQFPTEEHAF
- the panC gene encoding pantoate--beta-alanine ligase; this translates as MQVAKTVREVRAWTKLARAEEKTIGFVPTMGYFHEGHLSLMRRAKAECDLCVVSLFVNPTQFGPSEDFQRYPRDFARDAAMAESVGVDLLFAPEVEEMYPEGYQTYVEVTQVTRRLEGAARPGHFRGVATVCTKLFHIVQADRAYFGKKDYQQLKVIQRMVKDLNIPIEIVPCETVREPDGLAMSSRNVYLKPDEREAATVLYRALCAGRDAILAGERDAKKVQTLVEHVIATEPLVTTEYVDVADAETLEPLTDLRGEVVISLAARVGVARLIDNITVTVPD